Proteins from one Salinispora arenicola genomic window:
- a CDS encoding spermidine synthase, translating to MGRRRSADRVTVEVDTGVAELVPDPDRAGSWTLLLDGAPQSHVDLADPTHLEFEYVRRLAAAIDLLAPAGAPLRLLHLGGGALTLPRYVATTRPGSTQRVCEVDGALVELVRRELPWPPDSRLRVRVADAREVLAGHRAASVDVVVADVFAGARTPAHLTSVEFATEVARVLRPTGWYLANVADGPPLRHARRQVATVRSVLPRAALVGDAAVLRGRRYGNLVLLAGRTAPPVPELTRRVSGDWFPGRVLSGEELLRFTGGAPVVHDADATDSAPPPPGIFSVGR from the coding sequence ATGGGGCGCCGGCGCTCCGCCGACCGGGTGACCGTCGAGGTGGACACGGGGGTGGCCGAGTTGGTCCCCGATCCGGACCGGGCCGGCTCCTGGACGCTGCTGCTCGACGGCGCCCCACAGTCGCACGTGGACCTCGCCGACCCCACCCACCTGGAGTTCGAGTACGTGCGTCGGCTCGCCGCCGCGATCGACCTGCTCGCCCCGGCCGGCGCCCCGCTGCGCCTGCTGCACCTGGGCGGCGGCGCGCTGACCCTGCCCCGGTATGTCGCCACCACCCGTCCCGGCTCGACCCAACGGGTGTGCGAGGTGGACGGCGCACTGGTGGAGTTGGTACGCCGCGAGCTGCCCTGGCCACCCGATTCGCGACTGCGGGTACGCGTCGCCGATGCCCGGGAGGTGCTCGCCGGCCACCGAGCGGCCAGCGTCGACGTGGTGGTCGCCGACGTCTTCGCCGGCGCCCGCACCCCGGCCCACCTGACCTCGGTGGAGTTCGCGACCGAGGTGGCCCGCGTGCTCCGACCCACCGGGTGGTATCTGGCGAACGTCGCCGACGGTCCGCCGCTGCGGCACGCCCGGCGGCAGGTCGCCACCGTCCGGTCGGTGCTACCGAGGGCGGCGCTGGTCGGTGACGCGGCGGTGTTGCGTGGCCGCCGGTACGGCAATCTCGTGCTGCTCGCCGGCCGCACCGCCCCGCCGGTGCCCGAGCTGACCCGGCGGGTCTCCGGTGACTGGTTCCCGGGTCGGGTGCTCTCCGGCGAGGAGTTGCTCCGTTTCACCGGCGGCGCCCCGGTCGTCCACGACGCCGACGCCACGGACTCCGCACCACCCCCGCCGGGGATCTTCTCGGTCGGCCGTTGA
- a CDS encoding transposase, with protein MRHGLTHDVVAAWFGVHRSTITRSVAEVRPLLAERDCQVNDGVRLRTIADVVAYLGHHPRALMDATEVRVRRPVEGRTGRDRFVSGKSRPNTMKAPVLCDPAGRLLFCGETRPGSMHDLTQARTAGLVDLLLQAPLGVQVLADAGYQGLGADTAGAVITPRPTPRKGQKSLPPSVIAAHHAARKRHSSQRIRIEHAIGHLKNWRILARYHGRREHFDATIRAITSLLSDHQHTDRTEITTRPLKTLPTTPHHR; from the coding sequence TTGCGACATGGGTTGACCCATGACGTGGTGGCCGCGTGGTTCGGGGTACACCGCTCGACGATCACGCGCAGCGTCGCCGAGGTGCGGCCGCTGCTGGCCGAGCGTGACTGCCAGGTGAACGACGGCGTCCGGTTGCGCACCATCGCCGACGTGGTGGCATACCTGGGCCATCACCCCAGGGCGTTGATGGACGCGACCGAGGTGCGGGTCCGCCGACCGGTCGAGGGTCGGACCGGTAGGGACCGGTTCGTGTCCGGAAAATCCCGACCGAACACGATGAAAGCTCCGGTGCTCTGCGATCCGGCTGGTCGGCTGTTGTTCTGTGGCGAGACCCGTCCGGGCTCGATGCACGACCTCACCCAGGCCCGGACCGCCGGGCTCGTCGACCTTCTGCTCCAGGCGCCGCTCGGGGTTCAGGTCCTCGCCGACGCCGGCTACCAAGGACTGGGCGCCGACACCGCCGGCGCGGTGATCACCCCCAGACCCACACCGCGAAAAGGGCAGAAGTCGCTACCGCCGAGCGTCATCGCCGCACATCACGCGGCCCGCAAGCGACACTCCTCCCAGCGGATCCGCATCGAGCACGCCATCGGACACCTCAAGAACTGGCGGATCCTGGCCCGCTACCACGGCCGACGCGAACACTTCGACGCCACCATCCGCGCCATCACCAGCCTGCTGTCCGACCACCAGCACACCGATCGCACTGAGATCACCACCAGGCCACTCAAGACCCTCCCAACCACACCTCACCACCGATGA
- a CDS encoding DNA-3-methyladenine glycosylase family protein — MPGTEPTARRSLHPPAGYRLAASVRPLTFSPYDPCARIAAGTFWWATRTPAGPATLALRPDAGHLVAEGYGPGADWVVRQADAVAGLRDDLTGFAELASAHPVVADLAARHRGLRLPTTGQVFPRVFRAILEQRVTGKEAYRAYAATVRHFRAAAPGPMQPLLLPPEPSAVAATPYWAFHPLGIEQRRADTLRRAAAVADRLERCADSAEATRRLTAIPGIGPWTAAEVVRVAYGDPDAVSVGDYHVPNTVAWALAGETRGDDARMLALLEPFRGHRGRVCVLLAAAGIAAPKFGPRAPIRSFAHF, encoded by the coding sequence ATGCCCGGGACCGAACCCACCGCCCGCCGGTCGCTGCACCCGCCGGCCGGGTACCGGCTGGCCGCGTCGGTCCGGCCCCTCACCTTCAGCCCGTACGACCCCTGCGCCCGCATCGCCGCCGGCACGTTCTGGTGGGCCACCCGCACCCCGGCCGGACCGGCCACCCTCGCCCTGCGCCCCGACGCCGGCCACCTGGTCGCCGAGGGGTACGGCCCAGGGGCCGACTGGGTGGTGCGGCAGGCCGATGCGGTCGCGGGTCTCCGGGACGACCTGACCGGCTTCGCCGAACTGGCCTCCGCCCACCCGGTGGTGGCCGACCTGGCCGCCCGGCACCGGGGACTCCGGCTGCCCACCACCGGCCAGGTCTTCCCCCGGGTGTTCCGGGCCATCCTCGAACAGCGGGTGACCGGCAAGGAGGCCTACCGGGCGTACGCCGCCACGGTCCGCCACTTCCGGGCGGCGGCCCCCGGGCCGATGCAGCCGCTGCTGTTACCGCCGGAGCCGTCGGCGGTGGCCGCCACCCCGTACTGGGCCTTCCATCCCCTCGGGATCGAACAGCGCCGCGCCGACACGCTGCGCCGGGCCGCCGCGGTGGCCGACCGGCTGGAGCGGTGCGCCGACTCGGCCGAGGCCACCCGTCGGCTCACCGCGATTCCCGGGATCGGCCCGTGGACCGCGGCCGAGGTGGTCCGCGTCGCGTACGGCGACCCGGACGCGGTCAGCGTCGGCGACTACCACGTGCCGAATACGGTGGCCTGGGCCCTCGCCGGTGAGACACGCGGTGACGATGCCCGGATGCTGGCCCTCCTCGAACCGTTCCGTGGCCATCGGGGTCGGGTCTGCGTCCTGCTCGCGGCAGCCGGCATCGCGGCCCCGAAATTCGGCCCGCGGGCACCGATCCGCTCGTTCGCACACTTCTAG
- a CDS encoding GNAT family N-acetyltransferase, with translation MTARPLIAPATPADAGEILTVQRAAYLAEAQRYADPFLPPLTETLDEVRTALSGPQTVLTARLRNRLVGSVRVHVDGDTAYVGRLAVAPDQQGRGIGGRLLRAVETVAGARVCRFTLCTGADSAGSLRLYQRYGYRLVGHDRDPNGVPLVLLEKTVPSRC, from the coding sequence GTGACCGCTCGCCCATTGATCGCTCCCGCCACTCCGGCCGACGCCGGGGAAATCCTCACCGTCCAACGCGCCGCGTACCTGGCCGAAGCACAGCGTTACGCCGACCCGTTCCTGCCGCCGCTCACCGAGACCCTGGACGAGGTACGGACGGCGCTGTCCGGCCCGCAGACAGTACTCACCGCCCGGCTGCGCAACCGGCTGGTCGGATCGGTCCGGGTCCACGTCGACGGCGACACCGCCTACGTTGGTCGGCTGGCGGTCGCCCCCGACCAGCAGGGTCGGGGTATCGGAGGACGCCTGCTCCGCGCGGTCGAGACGGTGGCGGGCGCACGGGTGTGCCGGTTCACGTTGTGCACCGGAGCGGACAGCGCGGGGAGCCTACGGCTCTACCAGCGGTACGGCTACCGGTTGGTGGGCCACGACAGGGATCCGAACGGCGTGCCGCTGGTCCTGTTGGAGAAGACCGTACCGTCGCGCTGCTGA
- a CDS encoding ATP-dependent DNA ligase → MKLPISPPVEPMLAKSVARIPTAPGMTYEPKWDGFRCIVFRDGDEVELASRGGKLMTRYFPEVVEQARRQLPERCAVDGELIVIRRDGPGGQPRLDFELLAQRIHPAASRVRLLAETTPADFVAFDLLALADESFLDRPYPDRRSRLEAALGGVAPPVHVTQVTTDPATAHRWFDRFEGAGLDGLIAKPADLPYEPGKRLMFKVKHTRTADVVVAGFRWHKSGPVVGSLLLGLYDDAGVLHHVGVSASFPMARRKELLDELEPYRGAGADHPWAHGDHQRGQRIPGGVSRWTGTKNLEWEPLRPELVVEVSYDAMEGDRFRHTAQFVRWRPDRKPRSCRYDQLDRPVRFDVDQVLRGDPASVGPASGPE, encoded by the coding sequence GTGAAGCTGCCGATCAGTCCGCCGGTCGAGCCAATGCTCGCCAAGAGCGTGGCACGGATTCCCACCGCCCCCGGGATGACATACGAGCCGAAGTGGGACGGCTTTCGGTGCATCGTGTTCCGCGACGGTGACGAGGTCGAGTTGGCCAGCCGGGGCGGCAAGTTGATGACGCGCTACTTCCCCGAGGTGGTCGAGCAGGCCCGCCGACAGTTGCCGGAGCGCTGCGCGGTCGACGGGGAGCTGATCGTGATCCGGCGCGACGGGCCCGGCGGGCAGCCCCGGCTTGACTTCGAGCTGCTGGCCCAGCGCATCCACCCGGCCGCCTCCCGGGTACGCCTGCTGGCCGAGACCACACCCGCGGACTTCGTGGCGTTCGATCTACTCGCCCTCGCCGACGAGTCCTTCCTCGACCGGCCGTACCCGGACCGACGGTCCCGGCTGGAGGCGGCGTTGGGCGGCGTCGCGCCACCGGTGCACGTCACGCAGGTCACCACCGACCCGGCCACCGCGCACCGCTGGTTCGACCGGTTCGAGGGTGCGGGGCTGGACGGCCTGATCGCCAAGCCGGCCGACCTGCCGTACGAGCCGGGCAAACGGCTGATGTTCAAGGTCAAGCACACGCGGACAGCCGATGTCGTGGTGGCGGGTTTCCGCTGGCACAAATCCGGCCCGGTGGTCGGGTCACTCCTGCTCGGCCTCTACGACGATGCCGGAGTCCTGCATCATGTAGGGGTGAGCGCGTCGTTCCCGATGGCACGCCGCAAGGAACTGTTGGACGAGTTGGAGCCATACCGGGGTGCCGGTGCCGACCATCCCTGGGCGCACGGCGACCATCAACGCGGCCAGCGCATTCCGGGTGGGGTCAGCCGGTGGACCGGCACGAAGAACCTGGAGTGGGAACCGCTGCGGCCGGAGTTGGTGGTCGAGGTGAGCTACGACGCGATGGAGGGTGACCGGTTCCGGCACACCGCCCAGTTCGTCCGTTGGCGCCCGGACCGCAAGCCCCGATCCTGCCGCTACGACCAGCTCGACCGCCCGGTCCGGTTTGATGTGGATCAGGTGCTCCGGGGCGATCCAGCAAGCGTCGGCCCCGCGTCCGGGCCGGAGTAG
- a CDS encoding alpha/beta hydrolase yields the protein MIRTRARRFAPIVLLAGTLLAAGCTLPALAPRTEAEGPAAPGAAPTWRACPEVAKELVGSAAPNMRYECTRIQVPRNWDGGTGATSGPGVGETFDIALLRARSTNQKARIGSLVINPGGPGGSGIDTAVYLSFPETVGGLPASVTERFDIVGFDPRGVARSSPVECISSENLDASFGYDPDPESQQAFDGFVALNQRIGRGCGDRYGDQLSLYGTEQAAHDMDAIRAAVGDEKLTYLGYSYGTLLGATYAQLHPQRVRALVLDGAVDPRLDLVASSENQAKGFERAFDNFALWCSTNADRCPIAPAARDAVTSAIDKARVSPARGDDGREATPGWVFYAVVSSLYTEAGWEQLARAIGELEGGDPTEVFRLADAYAGREPDGSYSNLFDANLAVNCADEEERPSREQIRQLQSQWRGKYPLFGPALAVGMLSCTEWPGGRDPYPTGRADGAPPILVVGTTGDPATPYEQTPTLAGMLGVGRVLTWDGEGHTAYPQTACITAAVDAYLIDLTVPPDGTRCPPQ from the coding sequence GTGATTCGCACTCGCGCCCGCCGTTTCGCCCCGATCGTGCTGCTGGCCGGCACCTTGCTCGCCGCCGGCTGCACGCTGCCGGCGCTCGCGCCCCGCACCGAGGCCGAGGGCCCGGCGGCTCCGGGCGCCGCGCCGACCTGGCGGGCATGTCCGGAGGTGGCCAAGGAGTTGGTCGGGTCCGCCGCGCCGAACATGCGCTACGAGTGCACCCGAATCCAGGTTCCCCGCAACTGGGACGGTGGCACCGGTGCCACCTCCGGCCCGGGCGTCGGGGAGACGTTCGACATCGCGCTGCTGCGCGCCCGTTCCACGAACCAGAAGGCCCGGATCGGCTCGCTGGTGATCAACCCGGGCGGGCCGGGCGGCTCTGGCATAGACACCGCTGTCTATCTCTCCTTCCCGGAGACGGTCGGCGGCCTGCCCGCCTCGGTCACGGAACGCTTCGACATCGTCGGCTTCGACCCGCGCGGGGTGGCCCGCTCGAGCCCGGTGGAGTGCATCTCCAGCGAGAACCTCGACGCCAGCTTCGGCTACGACCCGGATCCGGAGAGCCAGCAGGCGTTCGACGGCTTCGTCGCGTTGAATCAGCGGATCGGGCGCGGGTGCGGCGACCGGTACGGTGACCAGCTGTCGCTGTACGGCACCGAGCAGGCCGCCCACGACATGGACGCGATCCGGGCCGCGGTGGGCGACGAGAAGTTGACCTACCTGGGTTACTCGTACGGCACCCTGCTCGGCGCCACCTACGCCCAGCTCCACCCGCAGCGGGTGCGGGCGCTGGTGCTCGACGGGGCGGTCGACCCTCGACTGGATCTGGTCGCCAGCTCGGAGAACCAGGCCAAGGGCTTCGAGCGGGCCTTCGACAACTTCGCCCTGTGGTGTTCCACCAACGCCGACCGCTGCCCGATCGCTCCCGCCGCGCGCGATGCGGTCACCTCGGCCATCGACAAGGCGCGGGTCTCCCCCGCCCGGGGCGACGATGGCCGGGAGGCCACCCCGGGGTGGGTCTTCTACGCGGTGGTCTCCTCGCTCTACACCGAGGCGGGCTGGGAGCAGTTGGCCAGGGCGATCGGCGAGTTGGAGGGCGGCGACCCGACGGAGGTGTTCCGCCTCGCCGACGCGTACGCGGGTCGGGAGCCGGACGGCTCGTACTCGAACCTGTTCGACGCCAACCTCGCGGTGAACTGCGCCGACGAGGAGGAGAGGCCGAGCCGGGAGCAGATCCGGCAGCTCCAGTCGCAGTGGCGTGGGAAGTACCCGCTGTTCGGCCCGGCGCTCGCGGTCGGCATGCTCAGCTGCACCGAGTGGCCCGGCGGGCGGGACCCGTACCCGACCGGTCGGGCCGACGGGGCGCCGCCGATCCTGGTGGTCGGCACCACGGGAGACCCGGCGACACCCTACGAACAGACCCCGACGCTGGCCGGGATGCTGGGTGTGGGTCGAGTGCTCACCTGGGACGGTGAGGGGCACACCGCCTACCCGCAAACGGCCTGTATCACCGCGGCGGTCGACGCGTACCTGATCGACCTGACCGTGCCTCCGGACGGGACACGCTGCCCGCCCCAGTGA
- a CDS encoding GNAT family N-acetyltransferase codes for MSDVIFRVAARVDLPAVLDLLADDVLGRSRDVGMVDARYERAFADITADPRNDLVVAEAGGEVLGCMQLTYIPGLGRHGAERLLIESVRVRSDVRGQGVGRQMMVWAVDQARAHGCALVQLTTDKSRHEAHRFYLSLGFVASHEGMKLAL; via the coding sequence ATGAGCGACGTGATCTTCCGGGTGGCGGCCCGGGTCGACCTGCCCGCCGTACTCGACCTGCTCGCGGACGACGTGCTGGGTCGCTCCCGTGATGTCGGCATGGTCGACGCCCGCTACGAGCGGGCGTTCGCGGACATCACGGCCGACCCGCGCAATGACCTCGTCGTCGCCGAGGCCGGGGGCGAGGTGCTGGGCTGCATGCAGCTCACCTACATTCCCGGACTCGGCCGCCACGGCGCCGAACGGCTGCTCATCGAGTCCGTTCGGGTCCGTTCCGACGTGCGCGGGCAGGGGGTGGGGCGGCAGATGATGGTCTGGGCGGTCGATCAGGCACGGGCGCATGGGTGTGCGCTGGTCCAGCTGACGACCGACAAGTCTCGGCACGAGGCGCACCGCTTCTATCTGAGCCTCGGCTTCGTCGCCAGCCACGAGGGCATGAAGTTGGCGCTGTGA
- the ligD gene encoding non-homologous end-joining DNA ligase produces the protein MGGAKAVAEEIEVAGRHVRLSSPDRVMFPQRGFTKADVFHYYLAVGPGIMRALGQRPTTLQRFPEGIEGEAFFQKRVPARGMPSWVHTAKISFPSGRTAAELCPADLAHVAWAAQMGTVVFHPWPVRAADPDRPDELRIDLDPQPGTDFADAARAASELHGILTELGAPGWPKTSGGRGVHVYLRIRPHWTFVEVRRATIALARELERRRPELVTTAWWKEERGARVFVDYNQMARDRTIACAYSLRANARATVSTPLAWDELADVDPDDFDLRSVPARLAERGDPHADIDDAAWDITPLLEWAERDAANGQGDLPYPPEHPKMPGEPKRVQPSKDRDRPR, from the coding sequence ATGGGTGGCGCGAAGGCCGTAGCTGAGGAGATCGAGGTCGCCGGGCGTCACGTCCGGCTCAGCAGCCCCGACCGGGTGATGTTCCCTCAACGGGGGTTCACCAAGGCCGACGTGTTCCACTACTACCTTGCCGTCGGTCCCGGCATCATGCGCGCCCTCGGCCAGCGGCCGACCACCCTGCAACGCTTCCCCGAGGGAATCGAGGGGGAGGCGTTCTTCCAGAAGCGGGTGCCCGCGCGGGGGATGCCGTCCTGGGTGCACACGGCGAAGATCAGCTTCCCCAGTGGCCGGACGGCGGCCGAGCTGTGCCCGGCCGATCTGGCCCACGTGGCGTGGGCGGCCCAGATGGGCACCGTGGTGTTTCACCCGTGGCCGGTCCGCGCCGCCGACCCGGACCGCCCCGACGAGCTGCGGATCGACCTTGATCCGCAGCCTGGCACCGACTTCGCCGACGCGGCGCGAGCCGCCTCCGAGCTGCACGGGATCCTGACCGAGCTGGGCGCCCCCGGTTGGCCGAAAACCTCCGGTGGCCGGGGCGTCCACGTCTATCTGCGCATCCGGCCGCACTGGACGTTCGTCGAGGTCCGGCGGGCGACCATCGCCTTGGCCCGGGAGTTGGAGCGGCGCCGGCCCGAGCTGGTCACCACCGCGTGGTGGAAGGAGGAGCGCGGCGCCCGGGTTTTCGTCGACTACAACCAGATGGCCCGGGACCGGACGATCGCGTGTGCGTACTCGCTGCGGGCCAACGCCCGCGCCACCGTCTCCACCCCGCTCGCCTGGGACGAACTGGCCGACGTCGACCCGGATGACTTCGACCTGCGCAGCGTGCCGGCGCGGCTGGCCGAGCGCGGCGACCCGCACGCCGACATCGATGACGCCGCGTGGGACATCACGCCCCTGCTGGAATGGGCCGAACGGGACGCCGCCAACGGGCAGGGTGACCTGCCCTACCCGCCGGAACACCCCAAGATGCCCGGCGAGCCGAAGCGGGTGCAGCCGTCCAAGGACCGAGACCGCCCCCGCTGA
- the msrB gene encoding peptide-methionine (R)-S-oxide reductase MsrB, with protein sequence MSLDDSELPRTEDEWRVRLSAEEFRVLRGHGTEAPWTGEYVDTKTPGVYHCRACGLELFPSDTKFDSHCGWPSFDDAIPGRVREVEDRSLGMVRTEIRCARCDSHLGHVFKGEGFTPKDTRHCVNSVAIRLEPDVT encoded by the coding sequence GTGAGTCTCGACGACAGTGAACTGCCCCGTACCGAGGACGAGTGGCGGGTCCGGCTCAGCGCCGAGGAGTTCCGGGTGCTGCGGGGCCACGGCACCGAGGCCCCGTGGACCGGTGAGTACGTGGACACCAAGACTCCGGGGGTGTACCACTGTCGCGCCTGCGGGCTGGAGCTGTTCCCCAGCGACACGAAGTTCGACTCGCACTGCGGCTGGCCGAGCTTCGACGACGCCATTCCCGGACGGGTCCGGGAGGTCGAGGACCGCAGTCTGGGCATGGTCCGGACGGAGATCCGCTGCGCCCGCTGCGACAGCCACCTGGGCCACGTCTTCAAGGGCGAGGGCTTCACCCCGAAGGACACTCGGCACTGCGTGAACTCGGTCGCCATCCGGCTGGAGCCAGACGTCACCTGA
- a CDS encoding DUF305 domain-containing protein — protein sequence MDTGLTDPGAVRTRSVPHPTRRPGERPVRRLGALLVASLLAGACSGGPTGGPGAGVAHTASSGPPGAVRTASSGPPGAAPTVLLGVDVPFLTALVAHNQRTLEIVHLSEGRLVDPELRTLAAAVAATEADELRTARTWLRAAGRPTSGGHDHHGHADAADLARLREAAPADVDRVLRTVLVEHQRAAADLARAHRAVGGSAPVRALADRVARSRTAQAELLAAGAVR from the coding sequence GTGGACACAGGTCTGACCGATCCGGGTGCGGTTCGCACCCGGAGCGTGCCGCACCCGACCCGCAGGCCTGGCGAACGCCCGGTCCGGCGGCTCGGCGCCCTGCTGGTCGCGTCGCTGCTGGCCGGCGCCTGCTCCGGAGGACCGACCGGCGGTCCGGGCGCCGGCGTGGCCCACACGGCGTCGTCCGGGCCTCCCGGTGCCGTCCGCACGGCGTCGTCCGGGCCTCCCGGGGCCGCCCCCACCGTCCTGCTCGGCGTCGACGTGCCGTTCCTCACCGCGCTGGTCGCGCACAACCAGCGGACGCTGGAGATCGTGCACCTGAGCGAGGGACGCCTGGTCGACCCCGAACTCCGGACCCTGGCCGCCGCGGTCGCGGCGACCGAGGCCGACGAGCTGCGGACGGCCCGTACCTGGCTGCGGGCCGCCGGGCGGCCGACGAGCGGTGGGCACGACCACCACGGACACGCCGACGCCGCCGACCTGGCCCGGCTGCGCGAGGCGGCCCCTGCCGACGTCGATCGGGTCCTCCGGACGGTGCTGGTCGAGCACCAGCGCGCCGCGGCGGACCTCGCCCGGGCGCACCGGGCCGTCGGCGGCAGCGCACCCGTCCGCGCCCTCGCCGACCGGGTCGCCCGCTCCCGGACCGCCCAGGCGGAGCTGCTGGCGGCCGGAGCCGTCAGGTGA
- a CDS encoding lytic polysaccharide monooxygenase — protein sequence MRRRITLPLVMAGAVGSALAVAGPAQAHGYVSGPPSRQALCAQHRVPDCGQITWEPQSVEGPKGLRSCHGGNARFAVLNDDNWGWPATSVGGTVTFTWTNTARHATRDWEYFIGDTRIAVFDGGGQQPGSTVTHTVDLGGHSGRQKIFAVWNIADTANAFYSCVDLQVGAGPGPTPTPSTSPSPSPTGTPTTPPPSPGGSWAAGRSYQVGDQVTYGGATYRCRQAHTALPGWEPPHTPALWTQV from the coding sequence ATGCGTCGAAGAATCACCCTCCCGCTGGTCATGGCGGGCGCCGTCGGTTCCGCGCTGGCTGTCGCCGGGCCGGCCCAGGCACACGGGTACGTGTCCGGTCCACCCAGCCGTCAGGCGCTCTGCGCCCAACACCGGGTACCCGACTGCGGCCAGATCACCTGGGAACCGCAGAGCGTCGAGGGCCCGAAGGGGCTACGCAGCTGCCACGGGGGAAACGCCCGCTTCGCCGTCCTGAACGACGACAACTGGGGATGGCCGGCCACCAGCGTCGGTGGCACCGTCACGTTCACCTGGACCAACACCGCCCGACACGCCACCCGCGACTGGGAGTACTTCATCGGCGACACCCGAATCGCGGTATTCGACGGTGGCGGCCAGCAGCCGGGTTCCACCGTGACGCACACCGTCGACCTCGGCGGCCACTCCGGTCGGCAGAAAATCTTCGCGGTGTGGAACATCGCCGACACCGCCAACGCCTTCTACTCCTGCGTGGACCTTCAGGTAGGTGCCGGTCCCGGCCCCACGCCGACCCCGTCGACCAGCCCGAGCCCGAGCCCGACCGGCACACCGACCACGCCGCCGCCCTCCCCGGGTGGCAGCTGGGCGGCGGGTCGCAGCTACCAGGTCGGCGACCAGGTGACCTACGGCGGCGCGACGTACCGCTGTCGGCAGGCACACACCGCGCTTCCCGGCTGGGAACCGCCCCACACCCCGGCACTGTGGACACAGGTCTGA